In Nasonia vitripennis strain AsymCx chromosome 2, Nvit_psr_1.1, whole genome shotgun sequence, a genomic segment contains:
- the LOC100119130 gene encoding mitochondrial import inner membrane translocase subunit Tim23 isoform X2 gives MIDLRSENASSSPISNSRQRDNTSTSVASQPGLSSLSPYLNYDPVYFPPSQPEFIFPEGAVKQRGRFELAFSQIGAACIVGAGIGGATGFYRGLRSTTLAGQTGKLRRTQMINHVMKHGSSLANTFGVVSLMYSGFGVLFSWARGEDDSFNTLAAATATGMLFKSTAGLRKCAVGGGIGFGLAAAYCLWNNLIENSPSATQKY, from the exons atgatagaTTTACGTAGTGAAAACGCGAGTTCCTCGCCAATATCCAACAGCAGGCAAAGGGACAATACAAGCACTTCGG TTGCCAGTCAGCCAGGCTTATCGTCCCTGAGTCCGTACTTAAATTATGACCCAGTATACTTTCCACCTAGCCAACCAGAATTCATATTCCCTGAAGGAGCTGTAAAACAGCGAGGTCGATTTGAATTAGCCTTTAGTCAAATTGGAGCAGCTTGCATAGTTGGAGCTGGAATTGGTGGTGCTACTGGTTTTTACAGAGGACTAAGATCAACTACCCTTGCAGGACAGACTGGCAAGCTACGGAGAACACA AATGATAAATCATGTTATGAAACATGGTTCATCACTAGCAAACACATTTGGTGTTGTATCCTTAATGTACAGTGGATTTGGTGTACTGTTTTCTTGGGCAAGAGGAGAAGATGACTCTTTTAACACATTAGCAGCTGCCACTGCCACAGGAATGCTTTTCAAATCCACAG CTGGTCTCAGGAAATGTGCCGTAGGTGGAGGAATCGGCTTCGGACTCGCGGCTGCATACTGCTTATGGAACA ATCTGATTGAAAATTCACCATCTGCGACTCAGAAATACTAG
- the LOC100119130 gene encoding mitochondrial import inner membrane translocase subunit Tim23 isoform X1 yields MIDLRSENASSSPISNSRQRDNTSTSVASQPGLSSLSPYLNYDPVYFPPSQPEFIFPEGAVKQRGRFELAFSQIGAACIVGAGIGGATGFYRGLRSTTLAGQTGKLRRTQMINHVMKHGSSLANTFGVVSLMYSGFGVLFSWARGEDDSFNTLAAATATGMLFKSTAGLRKCAVGGGIGFGLAAAYCLWNSKDVFEIRHHRMNPA; encoded by the exons atgatagaTTTACGTAGTGAAAACGCGAGTTCCTCGCCAATATCCAACAGCAGGCAAAGGGACAATACAAGCACTTCGG TTGCCAGTCAGCCAGGCTTATCGTCCCTGAGTCCGTACTTAAATTATGACCCAGTATACTTTCCACCTAGCCAACCAGAATTCATATTCCCTGAAGGAGCTGTAAAACAGCGAGGTCGATTTGAATTAGCCTTTAGTCAAATTGGAGCAGCTTGCATAGTTGGAGCTGGAATTGGTGGTGCTACTGGTTTTTACAGAGGACTAAGATCAACTACCCTTGCAGGACAGACTGGCAAGCTACGGAGAACACA AATGATAAATCATGTTATGAAACATGGTTCATCACTAGCAAACACATTTGGTGTTGTATCCTTAATGTACAGTGGATTTGGTGTACTGTTTTCTTGGGCAAGAGGAGAAGATGACTCTTTTAACACATTAGCAGCTGCCACTGCCACAGGAATGCTTTTCAAATCCACAG CTGGTCTCAGGAAATGTGCCGTAGGTGGAGGAATCGGCTTCGGACTCGCGGCTGCATACTGCTTATGGAACAGTAAAGACGTTTTTGAAATTAGGCATCATCGCATGAATCCAGCGTAA
- the LOC100119163 gene encoding 28S ribosomal protein S31, mitochondrial: MLSFRVIPRNISHYLKQSTQQLHTSIKVLAAKDPQDSSSSSSSSDSSDSDSDKEDNKAKKPLSSQVKTENDDIPKISDTNERLNALLQKIAQASQKTKEAPKSVPEGNKTDNAFKTMKVAIKPRQERFKKTKKEPVIEKPYDEQLKSAAKEVAESLKGDSSTTELELLSQVLNLEKPALEKDDSSKEETATPAPVELTSLLSNMKIDQSPVGHILEDKRRARASQMFTARSKEPSLSESILYSKSMKKHQRFARPIGAELNVSHNDLGIFKNLSPDQAKDVPQLTTWEAMEAREIKLATLSSPQNVFQELIQWTEQGKIWRFPINNEQGMEEEEKVHFSEHVFMERHLKGWCPKRGPIRHFMELVCVGLSKNPYMTVEEKVGHITWYKDYFESKQELLSDLGVLDDKTKVTSQDQKQIQA; the protein is encoded by the exons ATGTTGTCGTTTCGCGTAATTCCTAG AAATATATCTCATTACTTAAAGCAATCAACACAACAATTGCACACTTCCATTAAAGTATTAGCAGCTAAGGACCCACAGGATTCatcttcatcatcatcgtcatcagaCTCATCAGACTCCGATTCAGATAAGgaggataataaagcaaagaaACCATTAAGCTCTCAAGTAAAAACTGAAAATGATGATATACCAAAAATCTCAGACACTAATGAAAGGCTTAATGCGTTATTACAGAAGATAGCTCAA GCATCACAAAAAACTAAAGAAGCACCAAAATCTGTACCTGAAGGAAATAAAACTGATAATGCTTTTAAAACTATGAAAGTTGCAATCAAACCAAGACAAGAACGATTCAAAAAGACTAAAAAAGAACCTGTCATAGAGAAACCTTATg ATGAACAACTGAAAAGTGCAGCAAAAGAAGTAGCTGAGTCATTAAAAGGAGATTCTTCAACAACAGAGTTAGAGCTTTTGAGTCAAGTATTAAATCTTGAAAAACCAGCTTTAGAAAAAGATGATTCTAGTAAGGAAGAGACAGCTACTCCAGCTCCTGTAGAACTCAC GAGTTTACTATCCAATATGAAAATAGATCAATCCCCAGTAGGACATATACTGGAAGATAAACGTAGAGCAAGAGCTAGTCAAATGTTTACAGCTCGATCTAAAGAACCGTCACTATCTGAATCCATACTGTATTCAAAATCGATGAAGAAACATCAAAG atttgctAGGCCAATTGGCGCAGAGCTTAATGTTTCACACAATGATCTGGGTATTTTCAAGAACTTGTCTCCAGATCAAGCAAAAGATGTTCCTCAGCTGACAACATGGGAAGCAATGGAAGCACGAGAAATAAAGTTAGCTACACTATCTTCTCCTCAAAATGTCTTCCAAGAACTCATACAATGGACTGAGCAAGGAAAAATATGGCGTTTTCCTATAAACAATGAGCaag GAatggaagaagaagagaaagttcatttttcagaacatGTATTTATGGAACGACACTTGAAAGGTTGGTGTCCAAAGAGAGGTCCAATCAGGCACTTTATGGAATTAGTATGTGTAGGATTATCCAAAAATCCTTACATGACTGTGGAAGAAAAAGTTGGACACATAACGTGGTATAAAGATTATTTCGAAAGTAAGCAGGAATTGCTGAGTGATCTTGGAGTACTTGATGACAAAACCAAAGTGACATCTCAAGATCAAAAGCAAATTCAGGCCTAG